In Halosegnis marinus, one genomic interval encodes:
- a CDS encoding cation diffusion facilitator family transporter: MARSRALRRVGAVVLVANVALFAAKALVWRTTGSLAVGSEAVNSLADAAYSLIVLAGLYLTTQPPDEAHPHGHERIEPFVSLVVAFGVFAAGGAVAYNAATTLLSGDVAVARGPLAAGVLAVGGVAKFGLYRYALSVANERRSPAVRATALDNRNDILAAAAALVGVVGAQVGVPLLDPLAAGVVSLAILYTGVEIVRDNVSYLVGGAPPEELRAEILAAALAHPDVEGAHDVVAHYVGPEIDVSLHIEIEGATSVREAHDIETAVVEAVRDIPEVDDVFVHVDPKELGEWKPDEEVERLAAFRE; this comes from the coding sequence ATGGCACGGTCGCGGGCGCTGCGGCGGGTCGGAGCCGTCGTGCTGGTCGCCAACGTGGCGCTGTTCGCCGCGAAGGCGCTCGTCTGGCGGACGACGGGGAGCCTCGCGGTCGGCTCCGAGGCCGTCAACAGCCTCGCCGACGCGGCCTACTCGCTCATCGTCCTCGCGGGCCTCTACCTCACCACCCAACCCCCGGACGAGGCGCACCCCCACGGCCACGAGCGCATCGAGCCGTTCGTCTCGCTCGTCGTCGCGTTCGGCGTCTTCGCGGCGGGCGGGGCCGTCGCGTACAACGCCGCGACGACGCTCCTCTCGGGCGACGTGGCCGTCGCGCGGGGCCCGCTGGCCGCGGGCGTCCTCGCGGTCGGCGGCGTCGCCAAGTTCGGCCTCTACCGCTACGCGCTCTCGGTGGCGAACGAGCGGCGCTCGCCCGCGGTGCGCGCGACGGCGCTCGACAACCGCAACGACATCCTCGCGGCCGCGGCGGCGCTCGTCGGCGTCGTCGGCGCGCAGGTCGGCGTTCCGCTGCTCGACCCGCTCGCCGCGGGCGTCGTCAGCCTCGCCATTCTCTACACGGGCGTGGAGATCGTCCGCGACAACGTCTCCTACCTCGTCGGGGGCGCGCCCCCGGAGGAACTCCGTGCCGAGATACTCGCCGCGGCGCTCGCCCACCCCGACGTGGAGGGGGCCCACGACGTGGTCGCCCACTACGTCGGCCCGGAGATCGACGTCTCGCTCCACATCGAGATAGAGGGCGCGACGAGCGTCCGGGAGGCCCACGACATCGAGACCGCCGTGGTGGAGGCCGTCCGGGACATCCCGGAGGTGGACGACGTGTTCGTCCACGTCGACCCGAAGGAACTGGGCGAGTGGAAGCCCGACGAGGAGGTCGAACGGCTCGCGGCGTTCAGGGAGTGA
- a CDS encoding site-2 protease family protein, with translation MNGLALLAAVVAVALLAEAADRLGYLPGFVSASGPFLTVSTARGKRLLDRLATAPVPWRAWGNLGVVAVVAASVVATVGVVVAALLAVTEPSSAGIATPTAILVVPGVNEFLPLSAAPELLLAVLVGLAVHEGAHGVYCRVAGIGVERVGIALLAVVPAGAFVQPDRGADESRGLAGWARMYAAGPTANVVLGALCLLLLVGPVLGSVGVAPGLAVGGVFDGAPAAEAGIAPGDRLLAVNGTAVTDGDSLDAALAAAGARVRVETDDGTATVERAVTVVRSDGPYALPDGTRIGAVNGTAVATEAGFRAAARDHPVARLTTRNGTLVRPLGLAGTTAQGGALAEAGIGPDTPVVLLSLDGERVLDLADLTDALDGLEPGERVPVVVYTDAGGVREGAVTLGGTDAPLVGLYTDPGVAGSVVSDFGVGGYPADAYLGALRGEGLPGATGPLGRVFAFLLLPFAGVLGLAPYGFAGFEAPMRAAFSAPTGTLAAANVLFWSVWLNVQLAAFNCIPLFPLDGGKLLRGGVAGAADRLGVADPWAAGTYAMAALSVLLFVGLLAVLAASWLG, from the coding sequence GTGAACGGTCTCGCCCTCCTCGCCGCCGTCGTCGCCGTCGCCCTCCTCGCGGAGGCGGCCGACCGCCTCGGCTACCTCCCGGGCTTCGTCTCGGCTTCGGGTCCCTTCCTCACCGTCTCGACCGCGCGCGGGAAGCGTCTCCTCGACCGCCTCGCCACCGCCCCCGTGCCGTGGCGCGCGTGGGGGAACTTGGGAGTCGTCGCCGTCGTCGCGGCGAGCGTCGTCGCCACGGTCGGCGTGGTCGTCGCCGCCCTGCTCGCCGTCACGGAGCCGTCGAGCGCCGGCATCGCGACCCCGACCGCGATACTCGTCGTTCCCGGCGTGAACGAGTTCCTCCCCCTTTCGGCGGCCCCGGAACTCCTCCTCGCCGTCCTCGTCGGCCTCGCGGTCCACGAGGGCGCCCACGGCGTGTACTGCCGGGTCGCGGGCATCGGCGTGGAGCGCGTCGGCATCGCCCTGCTGGCCGTCGTCCCGGCGGGCGCGTTCGTCCAGCCAGACCGCGGCGCCGACGAGTCGCGGGGGTTGGCCGGGTGGGCGCGGATGTACGCCGCCGGCCCGACGGCGAACGTCGTCCTCGGCGCGCTCTGTCTCCTCCTGCTCGTCGGCCCGGTCCTCGGGAGCGTGGGCGTCGCGCCCGGCCTCGCCGTCGGCGGCGTCTTCGACGGCGCGCCCGCTGCCGAGGCAGGCATCGCCCCCGGCGACCGCCTGCTCGCCGTGAACGGGACGGCCGTGACGGACGGCGACTCGCTCGACGCGGCGCTCGCGGCCGCGGGGGCGAGGGTCCGCGTCGAGACCGACGACGGAACCGCGACCGTCGAACGTGCGGTCACGGTCGTCCGGAGCGATGGCCCGTACGCGCTCCCCGACGGGACCAGAATCGGGGCCGTGAACGGCACCGCGGTCGCGACCGAGGCCGGCTTCCGCGCCGCGGCCCGCGACCACCCCGTCGCGCGGCTGACGACGAGGAACGGCACCCTCGTCCGACCGCTCGGCCTCGCCGGCACGACGGCACAGGGGGGCGCGCTCGCGGAGGCCGGCATCGGGCCGGACACCCCGGTCGTGCTGCTGTCGCTCGACGGCGAGCGCGTGCTGGACCTCGCGGACCTGACCGACGCGCTCGACGGCCTCGAACCGGGCGAGCGCGTCCCGGTCGTCGTGTACACCGACGCGGGCGGCGTCCGCGAGGGCGCGGTCACGCTCGGCGGCACGGACGCCCCGCTCGTCGGCCTCTACACGGACCCCGGCGTCGCCGGCTCCGTCGTGTCGGACTTCGGTGTCGGGGGCTACCCGGCCGACGCGTACCTCGGCGCGCTCCGCGGCGAGGGGCTACCGGGCGCGACGGGGCCGCTCGGCCGCGTCTTCGCGTTCCTGCTGCTCCCCTTCGCGGGCGTGCTCGGGCTGGCGCCCTACGGCTTCGCGGGCTTCGAGGCGCCGATGCGCGCGGCGTTCTCGGCGCCGACGGGGACCCTCGCGGCCGCGAACGTCCTGTTCTGGAGCGTCTGGCTCAACGTCCAGCTGGCCGCGTTCAACTGTATCCCCCTCTTCCCGCTCGACGGAGGGAAGCTCCTGCGCGGGGGGGTCGCGGGCGCGGCCGACCGGCTTGGGGTCGCGGACCCGTGGGCCGCGGGCACCTACGCGATGGCGGCGCTATCCGTCCTGCTGTTCGTCGGCCTGCTCGCGGTGCTGGCCGCGTCGTGGCTCGGTTAG
- a CDS encoding acetamidase/formamidase family protein, which translates to MADHHLSRDPGHVHYDWDRDRDPVLDIDPGASVTFECFDAADGRLPDDATPEDVAALDVPGHAMTGPVRVAGAEPGDTLAVDVLDVSHEGVGWTWVYPGEAGRGFLPDEFPRPAVHTWDLDGEVGHFVEGIEVPLAPFPGNLGVAPAEPGPHSTTPPRRVGGNLDVKHLTAGATLYLPVEVAGALFSVGDLHAAQGDGEVCITAVEMPGEVTLRFRLSDRNVDGPELDTAGPFAPAGDGPVTATTGLGDDIDAATRDAVRAMVTRLVADRGLAPAEAYMLCSVAADLKVSEVVNDTVAVTAYLGV; encoded by the coding sequence ATGGCCGACCACCACCTGTCGCGCGACCCCGGGCACGTCCACTACGACTGGGACCGCGACCGCGACCCCGTCCTCGACATCGACCCCGGCGCGAGCGTGACGTTCGAGTGTTTCGACGCCGCGGACGGTCGGTTACCGGACGACGCGACACCCGAGGACGTGGCCGCGCTCGACGTACCGGGCCACGCGATGACCGGGCCGGTCCGGGTCGCGGGCGCGGAACCGGGCGACACCCTCGCCGTCGACGTGCTCGACGTGAGCCACGAGGGCGTCGGCTGGACGTGGGTGTACCCCGGCGAGGCCGGGCGCGGCTTCCTTCCCGACGAGTTCCCGCGGCCGGCGGTCCACACGTGGGACCTCGACGGCGAGGTCGGGCACTTCGTCGAGGGTATCGAGGTGCCGCTCGCGCCGTTCCCCGGGAACCTCGGCGTCGCGCCCGCCGAGCCGGGACCCCACTCCACCACGCCGCCGCGCCGGGTCGGGGGGAACCTCGACGTGAAACACCTCACCGCGGGGGCGACCCTGTACCTCCCCGTCGAGGTCGCGGGCGCGCTGTTCTCGGTGGGCGACCTCCACGCCGCGCAGGGAGACGGCGAGGTGTGTATCACCGCCGTCGAGATGCCCGGGGAGGTCACCCTCCGGTTCCGGCTCTCCGACCGGAACGTGGACGGCCCGGAACTCGACACCGCCGGCCCGTTCGCCCCGGCCGGCGACGGCCCCGTGACGGCGACGACGGGGCTCGGCGACGACATCGACGCCGCGACGCGCGATGCCGTCCGGGCGATGGTGACGCGGCTCGTCGCCGACCGCGGCCTCGCGCCCGCCGAGGCGTACATGCTCTGTTCCGTCGCGGCGGACCTGAAGGTGAGCGAGGTGGTGAACGACACCGTCGCGGTCACCGCCTACCTCGGGGTCTAA
- a CDS encoding tRNA (N(6)-L-threonylcarbamoyladenosine(37)-C(2))-methylthiotransferase translates to MARYHIETYGCTSNRGESREIERRLRDAGHRRTDLDDADVAILNTCTVVEKTERNMLRRAEELESEVSDLVVTGCMALAQGEEFADVDAQVLSWDEVPAAVTNGECPTTTADAEPILDGVVGILPIARGCMSNCSYCITKFATGRIDSPPVEENVRKAEALVHAGAKEIRVTGQDTGVYGWDEGERKLPELLDRICDIEGDFRVRLGMANPGGIHGIREELADVFAANEKLYDFIHLPVQSGSDDVLEEMRRQHRVDKFRETVAAFDDALDHWTLSTDFIVGFPTETDADHERSMDLLREVRPEKINVTRFSKRPGTDAADMKGLGGQTKKDRSKAMSELKMDVVAEAYEELVGTRREVLAVRPGTGDSVKCRDSAYRQIIVRNASEHGVEPGDTLEVEVTSGQTVYAFGTPVASEGPDDADEAEETPAAAD, encoded by the coding sequence ATGGCCCGCTACCACATCGAGACGTACGGCTGCACCTCGAACCGCGGCGAGAGCCGCGAGATCGAGCGGCGGCTGCGCGACGCGGGCCACCGCCGCACCGACCTCGACGACGCCGACGTGGCGATTCTCAACACGTGTACCGTGGTCGAGAAGACCGAGCGCAACATGCTCCGGCGCGCCGAGGAACTCGAATCCGAGGTGTCGGACCTCGTCGTCACCGGCTGCATGGCGCTCGCGCAGGGTGAGGAGTTCGCCGACGTGGACGCGCAGGTACTCAGCTGGGACGAGGTGCCCGCGGCCGTCACGAACGGGGAGTGCCCGACGACGACCGCCGACGCCGAGCCGATACTCGACGGCGTCGTCGGCATCCTCCCCATCGCCCGCGGCTGCATGTCGAACTGCTCGTACTGCATCACGAAGTTCGCCACCGGGCGCATCGACTCGCCGCCGGTCGAGGAGAACGTCCGCAAGGCCGAGGCGCTGGTCCACGCGGGCGCGAAGGAGATACGCGTCACGGGCCAGGACACCGGCGTCTACGGCTGGGACGAGGGGGAACGGAAGCTCCCGGAACTGCTCGACCGTATCTGCGACATCGAGGGCGACTTCCGCGTGCGACTGGGGATGGCGAACCCGGGCGGCATCCACGGCATCCGCGAGGAACTGGCCGACGTGTTCGCCGCCAACGAGAAGCTCTACGACTTCATTCACCTGCCCGTTCAGTCGGGGAGCGACGACGTGCTCGAGGAGATGCGCCGCCAGCACCGCGTGGATAAGTTCCGCGAGACGGTCGCGGCGTTCGACGACGCGCTCGACCACTGGACGCTCTCGACGGACTTCATCGTCGGCTTCCCGACGGAGACCGACGCCGACCACGAGCGGTCGATGGACCTGCTGCGCGAGGTCCGCCCCGAGAAGATCAACGTCACGCGCTTCTCGAAGCGCCCGGGCACGGACGCCGCGGACATGAAGGGCCTCGGCGGGCAGACGAAGAAGGACCGCTCGAAGGCCATGTCGGAACTGAAGATGGACGTGGTCGCCGAGGCGTACGAGGAGCTGGTCGGCACGCGCCGCGAGGTGCTCGCGGTCCGGCCGGGGACGGGCGACTCCGTGAAGTGCCGCGACTCGGCGTACCGGCAGATAATCGTGCGCAACGCGTCCGAACACGGCGTCGAGCCGGGCGACACCCTCGAAGTCGAAGTGACGAGCGGCCAGACGGTGTACGCGTTCGGGACGCCCGTCGCGTCCGAGGGGCCCGACGACGCGGACGAGGCCGAGGAGACCCCCGCCGCGGCCGACTGA
- a CDS encoding PQQ-binding-like beta-propeller repeat protein has translation MPSRRRLLAGLGAAGLAATAGCTGIADGTFSRGTDTDTDWPMGRHDTLNTAYAPDAAAPRDGPTERWTHGGGFDARTPAVVGDTAYVPTAEALVALDTGDGSERWRFAPESQPWPAPPVVHDGRVFVTMRDEDTVHAVDAASGEALWTDDADRHVHAAAGLLAGRVVNEPAVLVGDGNGRVRALEPGTGDERWELDVFGGVRAFAHRFQRLYVGTTSGEVYVFHADGEGDGDEPRELWRGEVGGRVEGIVPTSNGIAVASFGEPLANLESDNAGEPMWTADRERAGSVPAYAGSWLLSTGYDAVSATRTYDGRRGWRAAAPLGSAPPVAAGDTLYAAGETSVHAFALDGGGPLSGAKRWSYPVPGGGVQGLAVADGALFVARQAAGGNETTLYCLEPN, from the coding sequence ATGCCCTCCAGACGACGACTGCTCGCCGGTCTCGGCGCCGCCGGCCTCGCGGCGACCGCCGGCTGTACCGGTATCGCCGACGGAACGTTCTCCCGCGGCACGGACACGGACACCGACTGGCCGATGGGGCGGCACGACACGCTCAACACCGCGTACGCGCCCGACGCCGCCGCGCCCCGCGACGGCCCGACGGAACGGTGGACCCACGGGGGCGGCTTCGACGCCCGCACCCCGGCGGTCGTCGGCGACACCGCCTACGTCCCGACCGCCGAGGCGCTCGTCGCGCTCGACACGGGCGACGGGAGCGAGCGGTGGCGCTTCGCGCCCGAGTCCCAGCCGTGGCCCGCCCCGCCCGTCGTCCACGACGGCCGCGTGTTCGTCACGATGCGCGACGAGGACACCGTTCACGCCGTGGACGCGGCGAGCGGCGAGGCGCTGTGGACCGACGACGCGGACCGCCACGTCCACGCCGCGGCCGGCCTGCTCGCGGGCCGCGTCGTGAACGAACCCGCCGTCCTCGTCGGCGACGGGAACGGCCGGGTACGCGCGCTCGAACCGGGGACCGGCGACGAGCGGTGGGAACTCGACGTCTTCGGCGGCGTCCGCGCGTTCGCCCACCGGTTCCAGCGCCTGTACGTCGGCACGACGAGCGGCGAGGTGTACGTCTTCCACGCGGACGGGGAGGGCGACGGGGACGAGCCGCGGGAGCTGTGGCGGGGAGAGGTCGGCGGCCGCGTCGAGGGAATCGTCCCCACGTCGAACGGTATCGCCGTCGCGAGCTTCGGCGAGCCGCTGGCCAACCTGGAGAGCGACAACGCGGGCGAGCCGATGTGGACCGCCGACCGCGAGCGCGCCGGCTCGGTCCCCGCCTACGCCGGGTCGTGGCTCCTCTCGACCGGCTACGACGCCGTCTCCGCGACCCGGACCTACGACGGGAGGAGGGGGTGGCGCGCGGCCGCCCCGCTCGGCTCCGCCCCGCCGGTCGCGGCCGGCGACACGCTGTACGCCGCCGGGGAGACGAGCGTCCACGCGTTCGCGCTCGACGGCGGCGGCCCGCTCTCGGGCGCGAAGCGGTGGTCGTACCCGGTCCCGGGCGGCGGGGTACAGGGGCTGGCCGTCGCGGACGGCGCGTTGTTCGTCGCGCGGCAGGCGGCGGGGGGAAACGAGACGACGCTGTACTGTCTGGAGCCGAACTGA
- the deoC gene encoding deoxyribose-phosphate aldolase: MDRAAFAAHIDHTVLGPETTLADTKRVLDEALEHGMNACIPPCYVAEASEYAPSVTLATVVGFPHGQHAPEAKEAEAELAWDEGADELDVVINVGRLRAGDDDAVREELEAVVAAVPLPTKVIIETALLSDDEKHRACEAAHDAGADMVKTSTGFADGGATIADVELMAEYLPVKASGGVGTYEEATAMLDAGAERIGASSGVEIVEGFPE, translated from the coding sequence ATGGACCGCGCCGCCTTCGCCGCACACATCGACCACACCGTCCTCGGCCCGGAGACGACGCTCGCGGACACGAAGCGCGTCCTCGACGAGGCGCTCGAACACGGGATGAACGCCTGCATCCCGCCCTGCTACGTCGCGGAGGCGAGCGAGTACGCCCCGAGCGTCACGCTCGCCACCGTCGTCGGCTTCCCGCACGGGCAGCACGCCCCCGAGGCGAAGGAGGCCGAGGCCGAACTCGCGTGGGACGAGGGCGCGGACGAACTCGACGTGGTCATCAACGTCGGTCGGCTCCGGGCCGGCGACGACGACGCCGTCCGCGAGGAACTGGAGGCCGTCGTCGCGGCCGTCCCGCTCCCGACGAAGGTCATCATCGAGACGGCGCTGCTCTCCGACGACGAGAAGCACCGCGCCTGCGAGGCCGCCCACGACGCCGGCGCGGACATGGTGAAGACCTCGACCGGCTTCGCCGACGGCGGCGCGACGATAGCCGACGTGGAGTTGATGGCCGAGTACCTGCCGGTGAAGGCCTCGGGCGGCGTCGGGACGTACGAGGAGGCGACGGCGATGCTCGACGCGGGCGCGGAGCGCATCGGCGCCTCCTCGGGCGTCGAAATCGTCGAGGGCTTCCCCGAGTAG
- a CDS encoding ribose 1,5-bisphosphate isomerase yields the protein MVHPEVARVADDIASMETRGAATIADAVADALATQAREGDAADPEAFRAGMRTAARRLYDTRPTAVSLPNALRYVLNGMEGGSVEALRRSVVERATAFREDLDRAQSRLGEIGAGRLRDGDTVMTHCHSTDAMAVMEAAVADGKSLSAVVKETRPRNQGHITAEVLADLGVDVTLVVDNAAHRYLDEVDHVLVGADAVAADGSVVNKVGTSGLAVSARDRGVPIVVAAGTIKLDPATLTGRAVEIEQRDESEVIDPETRADIGDIAVANPAFDVTPPRHVDAIVTERGQFPPESVVTLMRELYGEADEPWREPSQ from the coding sequence ATGGTTCACCCCGAGGTGGCGCGGGTCGCCGACGACATCGCGTCGATGGAGACGCGCGGCGCGGCGACCATCGCTGACGCCGTCGCGGACGCGCTCGCGACGCAGGCGCGCGAGGGCGACGCCGCGGACCCCGAGGCCTTCCGGGCCGGGATGCGCACGGCGGCCCGACGGCTGTACGACACCAGACCGACCGCCGTCTCCCTGCCGAACGCCCTCCGCTACGTGCTCAACGGGATGGAGGGCGGGAGCGTCGAGGCGCTGCGGCGCTCCGTGGTCGAGCGCGCGACCGCGTTCCGCGAGGACCTCGACCGCGCGCAGTCGCGGCTCGGCGAGATAGGGGCCGGTCGGCTCCGCGACGGCGACACGGTGATGACCCACTGCCACTCGACCGACGCGATGGCCGTGATGGAGGCGGCCGTCGCGGACGGCAAGTCGCTCTCGGCCGTCGTCAAGGAGACGCGCCCCCGCAACCAGGGGCACATCACGGCCGAGGTGTTGGCAGACCTCGGCGTCGACGTGACGCTCGTCGTCGACAACGCGGCCCACCGCTACCTCGACGAGGTCGACCACGTCCTCGTCGGGGCGGACGCCGTCGCCGCCGACGGGAGCGTCGTGAACAAGGTCGGCACGTCGGGGCTGGCCGTCTCGGCGCGCGACCGGGGCGTCCCCATCGTGGTCGCGGCGGGCACGATCAAGCTCGACCCGGCGACGCTGACCGGCCGCGCCGTCGAGATAGAACAGCGCGACGAGAGCGAGGTGATCGACCCGGAGACCCGCGCCGACATCGGCGACATCGCGGTGGCGAACCCCGCGTTCGACGTGACGCCGCCGCGCCACGTCGACGCCATCGTCACCGAGCGCGGGCAGTTCCCGCCAGAGAGCGTCGTCACCCTGATGCGGGAGCTGTACGGCGAGGCCGACGAGCCGTGGCGCGAGCCGTCACAGTAG